One stretch of Hemibagrus wyckioides isolate EC202008001 linkage group LG01, SWU_Hwy_1.0, whole genome shotgun sequence DNA includes these proteins:
- the LOC131359328 gene encoding uncharacterized protein LOC131359328, giving the protein METNSLNRIHERSSEATCRITGKRKHFINRARAGESGGVAQPSGDKQEEAGLCTDRELRPLSVDDYQTLLQCLNINLPEGALNPEVSHRSTHPDVIKNSKDIIEKLRSSQLTVVEKPRLSCVKVKHASDLRDRGKITDFLQMLFFKKRTKASERTLKERWEMNTPARGCRFRMRDSFKETPVFTPQKSARAPGARRAWFGDPADNKKNEMDCFRFFLQQKGLELEEVIYNREYKVESGFISGRLDFLLELKHSAESSKASQSEKIIIECKGTRGDMVGDVFTSRDGEHQAEFNKHHKYYCQTQAYLYLLKKEVSPVPVRAVLVVKVTAEETKFYCTEVEDDMGNMEELNSFCREEALPRFLAALNLIFQKVMEREEEKEREEEKETESVGETERDGTMERISSS; this is encoded by the coding sequence ATGGAGACAAATAGTTTAAACAGAATTCATGAGAGAAGCTCAGAGGCGACATGCAGAAtaacaggaaaaagaaaacacttcaTAAACCGAGCAAGAGCTGGAGAAAGTGGAGGCGTGGCACAGCCGAGTGGAGACAAGCAGGAGGAGGCGGGACTCTGCACTGACCGGGAGCTCCGGCCTCTCAGTGTGGACGATTATCAGACGCTGCTGCAGTGCTTAAACATTAACCTTCCTGAAGGAGCGTTAAACCCTGAGGTCAGTCACCGCTCCACACACCCTGATGTCATCAAGAATTCAAAAGACATTATAGAAAAACTGAGAAGCTCTCAACTCACAGTAGTGGAGAAACCTCGGCTGTCGTGTGTGAAGGTCAAACACGCCTCTGACCTGAGAGACAGAGGAAAGATTACAGACTTCCTACagatgttattttttaaaaagcgtACCAAAGCCTCAGAGAGAACCTTGAAGGAGCGTTGGGAGATGAACACTCCTGCAAGAGGCTGCAGGTTCAGGATGAGGGACTCGTTTAAGGAGACGCCGGTCTTCACTCCTCAAAAGTCTGCCAGAGCCCCCGGAGCTCGGAGAGCATGGTTCGGGGATCCGGCAGACAACAAAAAGAATGAGATGGACTGCTTCAGATTCTTCCTCCAACAGAAAGGGCTGGAACTAGAAGAGGTCATCTACAACAGAGAATATAAAGTAGAGTCTGGGTTTATCTCTGGAAGGTTGGACTTTTTATTAGAGCTGAAACATTCAGCTGAAAGCAGCAAAGCATCTCAGAGTGAGAAAATCATCATCGAGTGTAAAGGTACAAGAGGTGACATGGTGGGAGACGTCTTCACTTCACGTGATGGAGAACATCAAGCAGAATTCAACAAACACCACAAGTATTACTGTCAAACCCAGGCTTATCTCTACCTCCTGAAAAAGGAAGTGAGCCCAGTTCCAGTCAGAGCTGTGTTGGTGGTGAAGGTCACTGCTGAAGAGACCAAGTTCTACTGCACTGAAGTGGAGGACGACATGGGGAACATGGAGGAACTGAACAGCTTCTGCCGAGAGGAAGCGCTGCCTCGCTTCCTGGCTGCTCTCAACCTCATCTTTCAGAAAGTGatggaaagagaagaagagaaggaaagagaagaagagaaggaaacagagtcagtgggagagacagaaagagacggAACGATGGAAAGAATCAGCAGCAGTTAA